Proteins encoded together in one Acetomicrobium thermoterrenum DSM 13490 window:
- a CDS encoding 3-isopropylmalate dehydratase small subunit, whose amino-acid sequence MFIRGKALKYGDHVDTDVIIPGVYLSITDPRELAKHCMEGVDPDFPKKVKKGDILVAGINFGCGSSREHAPIALKECGVGAVVAKSFAAIFYRNAINIGLPLVECSDAVDEIDENDEIEIDMELGELKNITKGKRYKITPLPESIKNILDLGGLIEYVKNAKGSV is encoded by the coding sequence GTGTTTATAAGAGGTAAAGCATTGAAATACGGAGATCACGTTGATACCGATGTAATTATCCCTGGAGTTTATTTGAGTATAACCGATCCCAGGGAATTGGCTAAGCACTGCATGGAGGGTGTAGACCCCGATTTTCCGAAAAAGGTCAAAAAGGGCGATATATTAGTTGCGGGGATTAACTTTGGATGCGGATCGTCTCGAGAGCACGCTCCTATAGCCCTAAAGGAGTGTGGCGTTGGAGCAGTAGTGGCAAAGAGCTTCGCTGCCATATTTTATCGCAATGCTATAAACATTGGATTGCCCCTTGTCGAGTGTTCGGATGCCGTTGACGAAATAGACGAAAATGACGAAATAGAGATCGACATGGAGCTTGGAGAGCTTAAAAACATAACAAAGGGTAAAAGATATAAAATTACCCCCCTTCCAGAGTCAATTAAAAACATACTGGATTTAGGCGGTTTAATAGAATATGTTAAAAACGCTAAAGGAAGTGTATAA
- a CDS encoding isocitrate lyase/PEP mutase family protein: protein MDRISHVRKQFVEMLEKEDIIIAPGCYDALSARIVEATGHNCVYMTGFGTSASLLGLPDMGFITMPEIIDNARRIAGAVNIPVIADADTGYGNPLNVYRTVKEYERSGVAAIHIEDQTFPKRCGHLEGKEVVDPEEMVQKIKAACDARTDDDFKIIARTDARAVMGLDDAIARARKYYKAGADIIFVESPYTVDEFKYIAKELHGIPLLANMAEGGKSPMLSANELRQMGYKIVIFPVGLLFAASQAMYGLSQEIKEKGTNRDAFDHMWTFKQFTDFIGVPKCNALSEKYRSN from the coding sequence ATGGATAGAATATCACACGTTAGAAAACAATTTGTAGAGATGTTGGAAAAGGAAGATATAATCATAGCCCCTGGTTGTTATGACGCGTTATCTGCGCGCATAGTTGAGGCAACGGGACATAATTGTGTGTATATGACGGGTTTTGGAACTTCTGCGAGTCTGTTGGGCCTTCCTGATATGGGTTTTATTACCATGCCCGAAATCATTGACAACGCAAGGCGTATAGCTGGAGCGGTTAATATTCCCGTTATAGCAGATGCAGATACAGGGTATGGCAATCCTTTGAACGTATATAGAACGGTAAAGGAGTACGAACGAAGCGGGGTAGCAGCGATACATATCGAAGACCAGACCTTTCCCAAGCGTTGTGGCCACTTAGAGGGAAAAGAAGTGGTCGATCCAGAGGAAATGGTTCAAAAAATAAAAGCTGCTTGTGATGCCAGGACAGATGATGATTTTAAAATAATAGCGAGAACTGATGCTAGGGCTGTCATGGGATTAGATGATGCAATTGCAAGAGCTAGAAAATATTATAAGGCTGGTGCTGACATCATATTTGTAGAATCCCCCTATACAGTAGATGAATTCAAATACATCGCAAAAGAACTTCATGGCATTCCGTTATTAGCCAACATGGCGGAGGGTGGGAAATCTCCAATGCTATCCGCCAACGAGCTACGACAAATGGGGTATAAGATCGTAATATTTCCTGTAGGCCTTCTGTTTGCTGCCTCTCAAGCAATGTACGGGTTATCTCAAGAGATTAAAGAAAAAGGGACCAATAGAGATGCTTTTGATCACATGTGGACATTTAAGCAATTTACTGATTTTATCGGGGTTCCGAAATGTAACGCTTTGTCTGAGAAATATCGCTCCAATTGA
- a CDS encoding cupin domain-containing protein: protein MAILKQSNEVVVRENMKGGSGKASFYYVPIPDDEGAVKMASRIELEPGASIGFHQHIDDEEVYAILSGRGIFTDGTTEVEANPGDVFLTRKGESHSIKNNSDVPLIFFAMIAKKQQ, encoded by the coding sequence ATGGCGATATTAAAACAGTCTAATGAAGTTGTGGTACGCGAGAACATGAAGGGCGGATCGGGCAAGGCGTCTTTCTATTACGTTCCGATTCCGGACGATGAAGGAGCTGTAAAAATGGCATCGCGGATCGAATTAGAACCCGGAGCTTCAATAGGGTTTCATCAGCATATCGACGATGAGGAAGTCTACGCGATATTATCGGGTAGAGGCATATTTACAGACGGCACAACTGAGGTCGAAGCCAATCCGGGCGATGTTTTCCTCACGCGCAAAGGAGAATCCCACAGCATTAAAAATAACAGCGACGTACCTTTGATTTTTTTCGCTATGATAGCAAAGAAACAACAATAA
- the ppsA gene encoding phosphoenolpyruvate synthase, which produces MAKGTFSYIKWFDELTKEDIPLVGGKGANLGEMTNHSIPVPPGFCIVSKAYKDFVTLSNINKVIKDILSKINFDDAGDLEEKTAKIRNLMVETDIPLQVERDILRAYAVLAEQINLNEPEVAVRSSATAEDLPDASFAGQQDTYLHIKGKDELLKHVKKCWASLWTSRATYYRHIKGFDHMSVLLSVVVQKMVNASKSGVMFTINPISNNSDEIMINASWGLGEAIVSGSVTPDEYIIDKKTLDIKEERISQKTVMVIREASGGGTTTVNVKDILGPGAISQPCLSEDEVKKIASMGKRIENVYGFPQDIEWAIDRDTGELYILQSRPVTTFKPQKSEEPIQFDTKTEPEVLVKGLAASPGIAVGKVKKIQSIDEIGKIQEGDILVTAMTNPDMVPAMKKAVAVVTDEGGRTCHAAIVSREFGIPCIVGTQNATEVLEDGMTVTVDATRGVVYKGDRLLQLQGEKPKSSTPTVGISEQKVKEIVEQWAPITGTKIYMNLGEPGLIDKYKELPFDGIGLMRTEFIFTDMVGIHPMYLVKQNKGDILISRMAEGIAAVAQAIYPRPVVVRFSDFRTNEFRGLEGGDEVEPIENNPMIGWRGVSRYISPEYEEGFRLECRAIRKVREEYGLTNAWVMLPFVRNLWELDKVKAIMASEGLEQGGSLKVWIMAEVPSVVMLAEEFAKKVDGISIGSNDLTQLTLGVDRDSGILNRMGYFDEQDPAVLKAIEILIDATHKYGKTCSICGQAPSLYPGFAEFLVRKGIDSMSVNPDTVAYTKRLVASVEQRLLLERAFGKQ; this is translated from the coding sequence ATGGCAAAGGGCACCTTTAGCTACATAAAATGGTTTGACGAACTTACAAAGGAAGACATACCCCTGGTGGGCGGCAAAGGAGCAAACCTGGGGGAAATGACAAATCACAGCATCCCTGTACCGCCCGGTTTTTGCATAGTGTCAAAAGCATATAAGGACTTTGTAACATTATCAAACATCAATAAAGTAATTAAAGACATACTCTCAAAAATTAATTTCGACGATGCAGGAGATTTAGAAGAAAAGACCGCAAAAATAAGGAATTTAATGGTCGAAACTGATATTCCTCTACAAGTTGAACGAGATATACTGCGGGCATACGCTGTCTTAGCAGAGCAAATCAACTTAAACGAACCGGAGGTAGCGGTACGAAGCTCAGCCACTGCAGAGGACCTTCCAGATGCATCCTTTGCGGGTCAACAAGATACATACCTTCACATTAAAGGCAAAGATGAACTTCTTAAACACGTCAAAAAATGCTGGGCATCTCTATGGACCTCCAGAGCCACTTATTATCGTCACATAAAGGGTTTCGATCATATGAGCGTGCTTTTGAGCGTAGTTGTACAAAAGATGGTAAACGCTTCTAAATCAGGGGTAATGTTCACAATAAACCCCATTAGCAACAATTCCGACGAAATCATGATAAACGCAAGTTGGGGCCTGGGCGAAGCTATCGTGTCAGGATCGGTCACCCCCGATGAATATATCATAGACAAGAAAACACTTGACATCAAAGAAGAAAGGATTTCCCAAAAAACCGTCATGGTTATAAGAGAAGCATCGGGAGGAGGCACCACCACCGTAAATGTGAAAGACATTCTCGGACCGGGTGCCATTTCCCAACCCTGCCTAAGCGAAGACGAGGTAAAAAAAATAGCATCCATGGGAAAGCGAATTGAAAACGTTTATGGATTCCCCCAGGATATAGAGTGGGCTATCGATAGAGATACAGGAGAGCTTTACATCCTTCAGTCAAGACCTGTAACCACCTTTAAACCCCAAAAATCGGAAGAGCCGATCCAATTTGACACAAAAACAGAGCCAGAAGTTCTGGTAAAAGGTCTTGCCGCTTCTCCGGGCATCGCCGTCGGCAAGGTAAAAAAGATACAAAGTATCGATGAGATAGGCAAAATCCAAGAAGGCGACATATTGGTCACTGCCATGACAAATCCCGACATGGTTCCTGCAATGAAAAAAGCAGTAGCAGTCGTGACCGATGAAGGAGGAAGGACTTGTCATGCAGCAATCGTTTCAAGGGAATTTGGAATTCCCTGTATCGTCGGCACACAAAATGCAACCGAAGTCCTGGAAGACGGGATGACAGTCACGGTAGATGCAACAAGAGGTGTAGTATATAAAGGCGATAGACTGCTCCAGCTGCAAGGGGAAAAACCAAAGTCTTCAACCCCAACCGTAGGAATATCGGAACAAAAGGTCAAAGAAATCGTCGAACAATGGGCTCCGATAACCGGCACAAAGATATACATGAACCTTGGCGAGCCTGGTTTAATTGACAAATACAAAGAATTGCCTTTTGACGGAATTGGCTTGATGAGGACGGAGTTTATCTTCACAGATATGGTTGGCATACACCCCATGTACTTGGTGAAGCAAAATAAAGGAGATATATTGATCAGCAGAATGGCAGAGGGAATAGCTGCAGTAGCCCAAGCCATATACCCAAGACCGGTAGTTGTCCGATTTAGCGATTTTAGGACCAACGAATTCAGGGGCTTAGAGGGCGGAGATGAGGTCGAACCGATCGAAAACAACCCAATGATAGGTTGGAGAGGGGTTTCCAGATATATTTCGCCCGAATACGAAGAAGGGTTTAGGTTGGAATGCAGGGCCATTCGTAAGGTTAGGGAAGAATACGGACTTACAAACGCATGGGTAATGCTCCCCTTCGTCAGAAACCTTTGGGAGCTGGACAAGGTGAAGGCCATCATGGCCTCTGAAGGATTAGAACAAGGCGGATCGCTCAAGGTTTGGATAATGGCTGAAGTTCCTTCCGTGGTGATGCTTGCCGAAGAATTTGCTAAAAAAGTGGACGGCATAAGCATCGGCAGCAATGACTTAACGCAGTTGACCCTTGGCGTCGACAGGGACTCGGGAATACTTAATCGCATGGGCTACTTCGACGAGCAAGATCCGGCAGTACTAAAAGCGATCGAAATACTCATTGACGCAACTCACAAATACGGCAAGACCTGTTCCATTTGTGGACAGGCGCCATCGCTTTATCCAGGATTTGCGGAATTCCTCGTTCGGAAGGGCATCGACAGCATGTCCGTAAATCCCGATACCGTAGCCTACACTAAAAGGCTCGTAGCCTCCGTAGAGCAAAGACTGCTGCTTGAAAGAGCTTTTGGCAAACAATAG
- the nifJ gene encoding pyruvate:ferredoxin (flavodoxin) oxidoreductase encodes MSVKYVTIDGNEAAASTAYRLSEIAAIYPITPSSPMGEHADEWAAKGEPNVWGFVPRVIELQSEGGASGSLHGALQGGALSTTFTASQGLLLMIPNMYKIAGELTSATMHVSARTIATHALSIFGDHSDVMAVRQTGWALLASNSVQEAHDFAAIATASTLKSRVPFLHFFDGFRTSHEVNKIEYLSDDTLRQMIDYDMVLEHRKRALSPDNPFIRGTAQNPDSFFQSREGCNPYYSACPKIVQETMDEFARLTGRQYHLFDYVGDPNAERVIILMGSGAETAHETVEYLIKRGEKVGIIKVHLYRPFSIEHFVKALPETVKAIAVLDRTKESGSAGEPLYLDIVNGIYEAKRGGLLDSDFNPTLIGGRYGLSSKEFTPAMVKAVFDELKKTYPKNHFTVGIEDDVANTSLKVDEGFWIADPQSTRAVFFGLGSDGTVGANKNSIKIIGEETELYAQGYFVYDSKKAGGYTISHLRFGPNPIRSTYQIDKANFVACHQFAFTEKLNVLDIAEEGAIFLLNSPHPAGEVWNHLPRTVQRQILDKKLRFYVIDAYSVAKEKGLGPRINTIMQTCFFYLSKVIPFDLAVEKIKNAIVQTYGKRGEAVVNKNIAAVDAALEHLQEVKVPGEVTSDFDVKPAVSDKAPEFVKEVLGPMMVLQGDKLPVSKLPNDGTFPSGTSKWEKRNIAVEIPKWNPSACIQCGRCTFICPHATIRAKVYDKSYLKDAPEGWQYAEAKWPQYKDQAFTIQIAPEDCTGCGSCVANCPVSKNEDPTKNALSMVSQIEVREEEIPKWDYFLSLPEIEKDKLNTQSLKDLMLVQPLFEFCGACAGCGEAPYLKLLSQLYGDRITIANATGCSSIYCGNLPTTPWTTNRENRGPAWSNSLFEDNAEFGLGMRLALNARNARAKQLLTELAGEIGDRLVSEILNADQSTEEGIKKQRARIDELKKTLRNISDMKAKELLQIADDLVKKSIWIVGGDGWAYDIGYGGLDHVLATGENVNVLVLDTEVYSNTGGQASKATPLGAAARFAAAGKPTGKKDLALMAVTYGNIYVARIAMGANPTQAIKAFHEAESYEGASLIIAYSHCISHGFDLKRGAEHQKMAVDSGQWILFRYDPRLKDEGKAFQLDCKEPSLPLKDYMLSETRFAMLHRDFPERAEELLKEAEAFNKERWALYKGLAEVLNRK; translated from the coding sequence ATGTCTGTAAAATATGTTACTATCGATGGTAACGAAGCAGCCGCATCAACAGCTTACAGGCTGTCCGAAATTGCCGCCATATATCCCATTACGCCCTCTTCTCCAATGGGCGAACATGCCGATGAATGGGCGGCCAAGGGAGAGCCTAACGTATGGGGCTTCGTTCCCAGGGTTATTGAGTTGCAAAGCGAGGGCGGTGCTTCAGGTTCACTCCACGGAGCGCTTCAGGGGGGAGCCCTATCCACGACCTTCACGGCTTCCCAGGGATTGTTACTCATGATCCCTAATATGTACAAAATTGCCGGAGAACTGACATCGGCGACCATGCACGTCTCGGCAAGGACTATAGCCACTCACGCTCTATCCATATTCGGGGATCATAGCGATGTTATGGCAGTCAGACAGACGGGATGGGCTCTTTTGGCTTCGAATTCGGTACAGGAGGCTCACGATTTCGCTGCTATCGCTACCGCATCCACCCTAAAAAGCAGGGTACCCTTTCTCCATTTCTTCGACGGCTTCAGAACTTCACACGAGGTAAACAAAATCGAATACCTAAGCGACGATACTTTGCGACAAATGATAGATTACGATATGGTTCTTGAGCACAGAAAACGTGCCCTATCTCCAGACAATCCTTTTATTCGCGGAACTGCACAAAATCCCGACTCCTTCTTCCAATCAAGAGAGGGATGTAATCCTTATTACTCGGCCTGCCCTAAGATAGTGCAAGAAACGATGGACGAATTCGCTAGGCTGACGGGAAGGCAGTATCACCTCTTCGATTACGTGGGCGATCCTAACGCCGAACGCGTGATAATATTGATGGGTTCCGGTGCTGAAACGGCTCACGAGACGGTAGAATACCTGATTAAACGGGGAGAGAAAGTGGGCATCATCAAAGTTCACCTCTACAGACCTTTCTCGATAGAGCACTTCGTAAAAGCATTACCTGAAACGGTGAAAGCGATTGCGGTACTCGACAGGACTAAAGAATCCGGTAGCGCAGGAGAACCGCTATATCTTGACATAGTAAATGGCATATATGAAGCAAAACGTGGCGGTCTTTTGGACTCCGATTTCAATCCTACCCTTATCGGAGGACGATACGGCCTATCCTCAAAGGAGTTTACTCCAGCCATGGTCAAAGCGGTCTTCGACGAACTGAAAAAAACCTATCCCAAAAACCATTTCACTGTTGGCATTGAAGATGACGTTGCCAATACCAGCCTAAAAGTAGACGAAGGCTTTTGGATAGCAGACCCGCAATCGACTCGTGCCGTCTTTTTTGGTCTCGGTTCCGATGGCACGGTAGGGGCCAACAAAAATTCGATAAAGATAATAGGCGAAGAAACCGAACTTTACGCTCAAGGCTACTTCGTTTACGATTCGAAAAAGGCAGGAGGATATACCATCTCCCACTTGCGTTTTGGACCCAATCCAATTCGGTCCACTTATCAAATTGACAAAGCAAACTTTGTAGCATGTCATCAATTTGCTTTCACGGAAAAATTAAACGTTCTTGACATAGCCGAGGAAGGTGCCATCTTCCTTCTGAACAGCCCCCACCCTGCTGGGGAAGTTTGGAACCATTTGCCGCGGACAGTGCAGCGACAAATACTTGATAAAAAATTGCGCTTCTATGTAATAGATGCCTACAGCGTCGCAAAGGAAAAAGGACTTGGCCCGCGCATAAACACGATAATGCAAACCTGTTTCTTCTATTTGAGCAAGGTCATCCCCTTCGATCTTGCAGTGGAAAAGATAAAGAATGCTATCGTACAAACATATGGCAAGCGCGGCGAAGCAGTTGTAAACAAAAATATTGCTGCCGTCGATGCCGCTTTGGAGCATCTGCAGGAAGTAAAGGTTCCCGGAGAGGTAACAAGCGATTTCGATGTGAAACCGGCTGTATCCGACAAAGCTCCAGAATTCGTAAAGGAAGTACTCGGTCCCATGATGGTCCTGCAAGGGGACAAACTACCCGTAAGCAAGCTTCCGAACGATGGAACCTTCCCCTCCGGTACCTCTAAGTGGGAAAAACGCAATATAGCCGTCGAAATACCCAAGTGGAATCCGAGTGCATGTATCCAGTGCGGTCGATGCACCTTCATTTGCCCCCATGCCACGATAAGGGCAAAAGTATACGACAAGTCCTATCTGAAGGACGCACCGGAAGGATGGCAATATGCCGAAGCGAAATGGCCTCAATATAAGGATCAGGCCTTTACCATCCAAATAGCTCCGGAAGATTGCACCGGGTGTGGCAGTTGCGTCGCAAATTGCCCTGTAAGCAAAAACGAAGACCCCACTAAAAACGCCCTTTCCATGGTCAGTCAGATCGAAGTTCGCGAGGAAGAAATTCCAAAATGGGATTATTTCCTCTCCTTGCCGGAGATCGAGAAGGACAAATTAAACACTCAATCTCTAAAGGATTTGATGTTGGTTCAGCCTCTCTTCGAATTTTGTGGAGCCTGCGCCGGTTGCGGAGAAGCTCCTTACCTTAAGTTGCTCAGCCAACTTTACGGAGACAGAATTACGATAGCAAACGCAACTGGTTGCTCATCAATTTATTGTGGTAATTTGCCTACCACTCCATGGACAACTAACAGGGAAAACAGAGGCCCGGCTTGGTCCAATTCGTTGTTCGAAGATAACGCTGAGTTTGGACTCGGCATGAGGCTGGCTCTAAATGCACGAAATGCGAGGGCAAAACAACTTCTAACCGAATTAGCGGGAGAAATTGGAGACAGGCTCGTAAGCGAGATTTTAAACGCTGATCAAAGCACCGAAGAAGGAATCAAAAAGCAACGCGCCAGAATCGATGAACTCAAGAAGACTTTGCGAAATATATCCGACATGAAAGCGAAAGAGCTTCTCCAAATTGCCGACGATCTCGTCAAAAAGAGCATTTGGATAGTTGGCGGAGACGGATGGGCATATGACATAGGTTACGGCGGGTTGGATCATGTGCTCGCAACAGGCGAAAATGTCAATGTCCTCGTGCTTGACACCGAGGTCTACTCAAATACAGGAGGCCAGGCTTCCAAGGCTACACCTTTGGGAGCAGCTGCAAGATTTGCAGCTGCCGGCAAACCGACAGGTAAGAAGGATCTTGCCCTGATGGCCGTTACATATGGGAACATCTATGTAGCCAGAATCGCAATGGGCGCCAATCCGACTCAAGCAATAAAGGCTTTCCATGAAGCAGAATCCTATGAAGGAGCTTCTCTGATCATCGCTTACTCCCATTGTATATCCCATGGGTTCGATCTCAAGCGAGGAGCAGAGCACCAAAAAATGGCTGTCGATTCCGGGCAATGGATACTGTTTAGATATGACCCAAGGTTAAAAGACGAAGGAAAGGCTTTTCAACTAGATTGCAAGGAACCTTCTCTACCGTTAAAAGACTACATGTTGTCAGAAACCAGATTCGCCATGCTCCACAGGGACTTCCCCGAGAGAGCAGAAGAACTTCTGAAAGAGGCCGAGGCGTTCAATAAGGAACGTTGGGCTCTTTACAAGGGCTTGGCCGAGGTCTTAAACAGAAAGTAG
- the malQ gene encoding 4-alpha-glucanotransferase: MILFDRRKSGILLHLTSLPSGWGTGDMGPMAYSFVDLLEKLGQSIWQILPLNPTDGIYGYSPYSSISAFAGNPMLVSPEMLVQDKFLDEWELSHKFADSGAKFEEASAVRDNMFGKALEKFIPDDDFQKFCNDNAWWLEDFSLYKAIKSKFKLPWYFWPEQLKRREPEEIEKSKKELAKKIYREKFVQYIFFKQWKRLREYANSKGIEIFGDMPLYVAHDSADVWANQDIFCLGEDGMPIEVAGVPPDYFSSTGQYWGNPLYRWDVIESNGFDWWIKRVKHALDLYDIVRIDHFRGLIGYWAIPFGQPNAVNGKWLKGPAEKLISALNNSLGELPIIAEDLGDITDDVRDFMAAHDIPGMRVLLFGLDNPQENIHTPYHYVKRCVAYTGTQDNNTSLGWYLEEASSREIRNLILLLGRKTGAGSIARDLIRLIELSVAELVIIPYQDILGLGSFARINKPASSDGNWQWRMNEKMMSLPVLKWFKEITEFAGRH, translated from the coding sequence GTGATTCTTTTTGATCGCAGGAAAAGCGGAATATTGCTTCATTTGACATCTCTGCCCTCCGGTTGGGGTACTGGCGATATGGGGCCAATGGCGTATAGCTTCGTAGATTTGCTTGAAAAACTTGGCCAATCCATTTGGCAAATTTTACCATTGAATCCCACAGACGGTATTTACGGTTATTCGCCCTACAGCTCCATTTCGGCCTTTGCGGGTAACCCCATGCTTGTAAGTCCAGAGATGTTGGTTCAGGATAAATTTTTGGACGAGTGGGAGCTTTCCCATAAATTTGCGGACTCGGGGGCAAAATTCGAGGAGGCTTCTGCCGTTCGTGATAATATGTTTGGCAAGGCATTGGAGAAGTTTATTCCGGACGACGATTTCCAAAAATTTTGCAATGACAATGCATGGTGGCTCGAAGATTTTAGTCTATACAAGGCCATTAAATCCAAATTTAAACTACCATGGTATTTCTGGCCAGAACAATTAAAGAGACGGGAGCCTGAGGAGATTGAAAAATCAAAAAAAGAATTAGCCAAAAAGATATACAGAGAAAAGTTCGTTCAATATATATTTTTCAAACAGTGGAAGAGGCTTCGTGAATATGCCAACTCCAAAGGCATTGAGATATTTGGCGACATGCCTTTGTACGTAGCTCACGACAGCGCAGACGTGTGGGCCAATCAGGATATATTTTGCCTGGGAGAAGACGGGATGCCCATTGAAGTTGCAGGCGTTCCCCCCGATTATTTCAGTTCGACAGGCCAGTATTGGGGGAACCCTCTTTATAGGTGGGACGTCATCGAAAGCAATGGATTTGACTGGTGGATAAAGAGAGTCAAACATGCTTTGGATTTATACGATATAGTAAGAATTGATCATTTCAGAGGATTGATAGGCTATTGGGCAATTCCCTTCGGTCAACCTAATGCAGTCAACGGAAAGTGGCTTAAAGGGCCTGCGGAGAAACTTATATCTGCCTTGAACAATAGTTTGGGAGAGCTCCCAATAATTGCAGAGGATCTTGGAGACATAACTGATGACGTTCGAGATTTTATGGCGGCTCACGACATACCCGGCATGAGGGTTTTGCTTTTTGGATTAGACAATCCGCAAGAGAACATTCATACTCCCTATCATTATGTAAAACGTTGTGTTGCCTATACGGGAACTCAGGATAACAATACATCTTTAGGGTGGTATTTAGAAGAGGCGTCTAGCCGGGAAATTAGGAATTTGATCCTGCTTTTGGGGCGTAAGACCGGCGCCGGTTCGATTGCCCGGGACCTGATCAGGTTGATTGAACTCTCAGTAGCAGAGTTGGTTATAATTCCCTATCAAGATATACTGGGGTTAGGTTCTTTTGCTCGAATAAATAAGCCTGCAAGCAGCGATGGAAATTGGCAATGGCGAATGAATGAAAAAATGATGAGTCTTCCGGTGTTAAAATGGTTTAAAGAGATCACGGAGTTTGCTGGTAGGCATTAG
- a CDS encoding chemotaxis protein CheV yields the protein MREDRIMTDVGTNEWQVVVFSLGDQSFAINVDKTREILRWTGVRPVPKSHPAMLGITTVRGEVIPLIDLRIYLNITSAVPQEQSKVIVTEFNLMKLGFVVDGVERIYRIHSEELDSTLTGTFLGENVLYVIKREDRNILLLDYERIVQVVNPELAGQYAVDSSKMHNMVSELGDLDKYKILVVEDSPLIRRMIQDVLAKGGFHNVEAVSHGKAAWDRLSDEGENFDLVITDIEMPKMDGLTLTKKIKEDERFRQIPVIVFSSIMAEDIKRKAQSVGADGQITKPEIDQLIVSVGKLLKRREVKTERA from the coding sequence ATGCGAGAAGATCGCATCATGACCGATGTAGGAACCAACGAATGGCAGGTGGTGGTGTTTTCTTTAGGTGATCAAAGTTTCGCGATAAATGTCGACAAGACCAGGGAAATTTTGCGATGGACAGGTGTTCGGCCAGTCCCTAAGTCACACCCTGCAATGCTTGGAATTACAACTGTCAGAGGCGAGGTAATCCCCCTGATCGACTTGAGGATTTATTTAAACATTACGTCCGCAGTTCCTCAAGAGCAGAGCAAGGTAATAGTGACGGAATTTAATCTGATGAAGCTTGGGTTTGTTGTAGACGGCGTGGAGAGAATTTATAGAATCCATTCCGAAGAGTTGGATTCAACTTTAACTGGGACTTTTTTAGGAGAAAACGTATTGTACGTCATTAAAAGGGAGGACAGAAATATACTTCTGTTGGATTATGAAAGAATAGTACAAGTTGTAAATCCGGAGCTCGCGGGACAATATGCTGTGGATTCTTCTAAAATGCATAACATGGTTTCCGAATTGGGGGATTTGGATAAATACAAAATTTTGGTAGTAGAGGATTCGCCTCTAATTAGAAGAATGATCCAGGATGTATTGGCTAAAGGCGGTTTTCATAATGTTGAAGCCGTATCTCACGGCAAAGCTGCTTGGGACAGACTGTCCGATGAAGGAGAGAACTTCGATCTGGTCATAACCGATATAGAGATGCCAAAGATGGATGGTTTGACGTTGACGAAAAAAATTAAAGAAGACGAGCGTTTTCGACAGATACCTGTAATTGTTTTCTCTTCTATCATGGCCGAAGACATCAAAAGAAAAGCTCAAAGCGTAGGAGCAGACGGTCAAATCACGAAACCCGAGATTGACCAATTAATAGTCAGTGTCGGTAAGTTATTGAAAAGAAGGGAGGTTAAAACGGAGAGAGCATGA
- a CDS encoding HDIG domain-containing metalloprotein gives MVELTREAAYDLLAMHNRDESHIKHALAVEAAMKYFARLYGEDENLWGIVGLLHDLDWEECPEEHPKRGAEWLREVGYPDYVVRGVLAHAWEITGVEPDNLMEKVIYAIDELTGFVIAVALVRPSRSLSDLTTKSVMKKWKDKAFAKGVNREVIQKGAGLLDMPLNELIDHVIKALRPIERELGLG, from the coding sequence ATGGTTGAATTGACGAGAGAGGCGGCATACGATCTTCTCGCAATGCACAATCGGGACGAAAGCCATATTAAGCATGCCCTAGCGGTTGAGGCAGCAATGAAATATTTTGCAAGGCTTTATGGAGAAGACGAAAATTTATGGGGTATTGTTGGACTGCTTCACGATTTGGATTGGGAGGAATGTCCCGAAGAACATCCAAAAAGGGGAGCGGAATGGCTCAGGGAAGTCGGATATCCCGATTATGTCGTGCGAGGTGTGTTGGCCCATGCATGGGAGATAACGGGAGTTGAACCTGACAATTTGATGGAAAAGGTCATCTATGCCATCGACGAGCTTACGGGGTTCGTTATTGCCGTTGCGTTGGTCAGGCCGAGCCGTTCGCTTTCGGATTTGACGACCAAGTCGGTTATGAAAAAATGGAAAGATAAGGCTTTTGCTAAGGGGGTAAACAGAGAAGTTATTCAAAAAGGGGCTGGTCTCCTTGATATGCCATTGAACGAGTTAATAGATCATGTCATAAAGGCATTGCGCCCGATCGAAAGGGAACTGGGGTTGGGCTAG